In one Dreissena polymorpha isolate Duluth1 chromosome 7, UMN_Dpol_1.0, whole genome shotgun sequence genomic region, the following are encoded:
- the LOC127838788 gene encoding multiple epidermal growth factor-like domains protein 10 translates to MNGTCSCNAYFTGVKCDQCVHGRYGSSCSMVCSNGCVGAICNKLDGSCTCNTNFSESKCDQCAPGRYGVSCELACSQGCDGISCNKMDGKCSCAALFTGPQCNQCVLGRYGSSCAMMCSNGCVGGLCNQINGTCSCLEHFSGIKCYQCVHGRYGASCELMCSEGCDGQTCNRFDGTCKCIANFDGSICDQCVPGWYGLSCHKQCSDGCIAGTCNKIGGSCKCLVNYYGDNCDHCVTGMYGIFCEKTCRVNCLTCNETDGMCLSCSSKQKFGFTCDFECSKHCINQSCSITGDCNMGCATNFYSKKCDILCPETCADVGTGSRCSQENGVCKNGIKERTAFETGTLENKSVETAGIVGGAAAIVIAGLILAGVLVYIRTRRNQRLQSSEYETTQVRSNEATDFHVYAGLNER, encoded by the exons ATGAACGGTACTTGTAGCTGTAATGCTTACTTTACAGGAGTCAAATGCGATCAGTGTGTGCATGGAAGATACGGTTCTTCATGTTCAATGGTTTGCTCAAATGGATGTGTCGGCGCAATTTGTAACAAATTGGACGGATCGTGTACTTGTAACACAAACTTTTCAGAATCAAAATGCGATCAGTGTGCACCTGGACGGTACGGTGTTTCATGTGAATTGGCTTGCTCTCAGGGATGCGATGGGATATCATGTAATAAAATGGACGGGAAGTGTAGCTGTGCTGCTCTCTTTACAGGACCCCAATGCAACCAGTGTGTGCTTGGAAGATACGGTTCGTCATGTGCGATGATGTGCTCCAATGGATGTGTCGGTGGATTATGTAACCAAATAAATGGAACATGCAGTTGTTTGGAACACTTTTCTGGAATTAAATGTTATCAGTGTGTACATGGACGTTACGGCGCGTCATGCGAATTAATGTGTTCTGAAGGATGTGATGGTCAAACGTGTAATCGATTTGACGGGACGTGTAAATGTATTGCAAACTTTGACGGATCAATATGCGATCAGTGTGTACCTGGATGGTACGGTTTATCTTGTCACAAACAGTGCTCAGATGGCTGCATCGCCGGCACATGTAACAAAATTGGTGGAAGTTGCAAGTGTTTGGTCAATTATTATGGCGATAACTGTGACCATTGTGTCACCGGCATGTATGGTATCTTTTGCGAAAAGACATGCAGAGTAAATTGTTTAACATGTAATGAGACCGACGGAATGTGCTTATCATGTTCATCAAAGCAAAAATTTGGATTTACTTGCGATTTCGAATGTAGTAAGCATTGCATTAACCAGTCGTGTTCCATAACTGGCGACTGCAATATGGGATGTGCTACAAACTTCTACAGTAAGAAGTGTGATATCCTGTGTCCCGAAACGTGTGCTGATGTCGGGACTGGATCAAGATGTTCCCAAGAAAACGGCGTTTGTAAGAATGGCATAAAAGAGAGAACAGCATTTGAAACTGGTACACTGG aaaacaagtcggtGGAAACTGCTGGAATTGTAGGTGGAGCGGCAGCCATTGTTATTGCGGGATTGATTCTGGCTGGAGTTCTGGTGTACATCCGCACAAG ACGCAATCAACGGCTCCAATCCTCGGAATATGAAACAACCCAAGTTCGTTCGAACGAGGCTACAGATTTTCATGTATATGCTGGACTCAACGAAAGATAA
- the LOC127840027 gene encoding uncharacterized protein LOC127840027 has protein sequence MDREDYVKKLKCEMSDSETYVAVTDDKTRIVENKVKKVQVTLYKKGSIDSDLKRYLTSGGGTSGKLQGNPKLHKPGMPLRTIVNGRNHPTEKMAEIVENELRDHVTSLLSYVRDTTDFLNKITQIQQPLPDGTIIFCLDVKALYPSVPREEARAAVIEALNRRVQPEVPTNDMITMMDTVLNNNTISFNGDHYILNEGTAIGSHLGMNYASTYMGAWETELFSKSNKHPIAYFRFVDDVWGLWTHGLEALKTFHAVANEIHPRIQLELRYSTEQLEFLDTMTSIQKRRLVSDLYTKPTDRHLYLHMDSSHTESTKKAIPYGLVVKQKRMCSEETDYKKHRDEIKEQLQKRGYNGRFVETELKKVDSKKRENLLHT, from the coding sequence ATGGACAGGGAAGACTATGTCAAGAAGCTGAAGTGTGAAATGTCGGACAGTGAGACATACGTCGCGGTGACGGATGATAAAACAAGGATTGTGGAAAACAAAGTGAAGAAAGTGCAGGTTACCTTATACAAGAAGGGGTCGATCGACAGTGACCTTAAAAGGTATCTCACCAGCGGCGGTGGAACTTCCGGTAAGCTTCAAGGCAACCCGAAGCTTCATAAACCTGGGATGCCTCTCCGCACTATTGTAAATGGCCGCAATCACCCGACAGAGAAGATGGCGGAAATAGTGGAGAATGAATTGCGCGATCATGTGACGTCACTTCTGTCGTATGTGAGAGACACAACCGACTtcctaaacaaaataacacagatACAGCAGCCGTTACCAGACGGTACcatcatattttgtttggatGTAAAGGCTCTTTACCCCAGCGTACCAAGAGAAGAAGCCCGTGCTGCAGTAATTGAAGCTCTCAATCGGCGAGTGCAACCGGAAGTACCAACCAACGACATGATCACAATGATGGACACTGTTctaaataacaacaccatttcaTTCAATGGAGACCACTACATTTTAAATGAAGGAACTGCTATAGGATCGCACTTAGGAATGAATTACGCATCGACCTACATGGGAGCCTGGGAGACagagttattttcaaaatcaaataaacatccaaTAGCCTACTTCCGGTTTGTTGATGATGTTTGGGGCTTGTGGACACATGGTTTGGAGGCACTAAAGACATTCCATGCGGTTGCAAATGAAATCCATCCACGAATACAGCTAGAGCTCCGCTACTCCACAGAGCAGCTCGAATTCCTAGACACCATGACGTCTATTCAAAAAAGAAGGCTGGTTTCAGACCTATATACCAAACCAACAGATCGGCACCTCTACCTGCACATGGACTCGTCGCATACCGAGTCTACGAAGAAGGCCATTCCGTACGGCTTAGTTGTGAAGCAGAAAAGAATGTGTTCGGAAGAGACGGACTACAAAAAACACAGAGATGAGATAAAAGAGCAACTACAGAAGCGAGGATACAATGGCCGATTCGTCGAGACAGAGCTGAAGAAAGTTGATAGCAAGAAGCGAGAAAATCTGCTGCATACGTAA